In the Stakelama saccharophila genome, GCCACCAGCCGCGCCGCGGCTTCGCTTCCTCGTCCGCGTCGGCCTTGCCGCCGTCCACCGCGGCGGACGCTCCGTCACCGGCATCGGCTTCCTCCGCCGGCGCAGATGGCGCCGCAGGCTCGAGATCCTGCTCGACGGTTTCCGCTTCGGTCTCCGCCTTCTTGCGGCGCCCACCGCGACCGCGCGCATTGGGAGCTTCTTTCGCCTCTGCTTCCGCTTCGGCCTTGGCCGGAGGCACGGCGTCCGCGTCCGCCGCGACGTCGTCGACGGTCTTCTTCTTGCGGCGCGTACGCTTGGGTTTCGGCTTTTCCTCCGCAGCCTCCACGGTTTCCGAGACTTCCGCGGGCGCCTCACTTTCCGTCCGTGCCTTGGGCCGACGACGCGTGCGCTTGGGCTTGGCCTCGGCCGCTTCCGGGGCTGATTCCGGTTCGGCCGGTGTTTCGGCGGCTTCCGTCACCGGCTCGGCCGGTGCAGCGGCGGCAGGCGCGTCCTGCTGCTCCACCGAATCCCGATCCTCGACGCCGTTCTCGTCCTCCGCCTTGCGACCGCGATTGCGACGTCCGCCGCGACGTCCGCGCCGGCGGCGCTTCGGCTTGTCGTCGTCACTGTCCTCTTCACCGGCGGATTCGGCCGTTTCCTGCTCGGATTCCTCATCGCCGTCTTCGGACGTTTCGTCGGAGTCGCGTTCCTCTTCGCCCGGACCGCCGCGATTGCGCCGGCCACGGCGGCGGCGGCGGCGGCGGCGTGCGCCTTCGCCCTCCTCGTCGTGCGATTCGGCTTCGGTCTCTTCCTCCTCGGGCGTTTCCTCGGGCAGGTCGTCGTCGTTATATTCGACTATCTGGTCGAGCTTGGGCGCATGTGCGGGCGGCGGGCCGGAAGCCTCGACCGACATGCGGGCGCCCTCGATCTCCCCATCCGACACGATCTCGACGGAAACGCCGTAGCGTTCTTCGATCTCGGCGATGTCGGCGCGCTTCTTGTTGAGCACGTAGAAAGCGGCCTCCTGGCTGGCGCGCAGCGTCAGCACCGAGCCGCGGCCGCGCGCCGCCTCGTCCTCGATCAGGCGCAGCGCCGACAGGCCCGCCGACGACGCCGTGCGGACGAGGCCGGTGCCCTCGCAATGCGGGCACTGGCGGGTGGAGGCCTCCAGCACGCCCGTGCGCAGGCGCTGGCGGCTCATCTCCATCAGGCCGAAGGCGGAGATGCGGCCCACCTGGATGCGCGCGCGATCGGCCTTCAGCGCCTCCTTCATCGCCTTTTCGACCTTCCGGACATTGGACGAATGATCCATGTCGATGAAATCGATGACGACCAGACCCGCCATATCGCGCAGGCGGAGCTGACGGGCGATTTCCTGCGCCGCTTCCAGGTTGGTCGCGGTCGCGGTCTGCTCGATATTGTGCTCGCGCGTGGACCTGCCGGAATTGATGTCGATCGACACCAGCGCTTCGGTCGGATTGATGACCAGATAGCCGCCCGATTTGAGCTGCACGACCGGGTGGTACATCGCGCCGAGCTGGTCTTCGACGTGATGGCGCTGGAACAGCGGAACTGCGTCCGAATACTGCTTCACGCGCCGCGCATGGCTGGGCATCAGCAGCTTCATGAAGTCCTTGGCCTGGCGGTAGCCGTCCTCGCCCTCGACGATCACCTCGCCGATGTCGCGGTTGTAGATGTCGCGGATCGCGCGCTTGATGAGGTCGCTGTCGCCATAGACCGGGCACGGCGCGGTCGATTTCAGCGTCGCCTCGCGAATGCCGTCCCACAGCCGCGCCAGATAGTCGAAGTCGCGCTTGATCTCGGTCTTGGTGCGTTGCAGCCCGGCGGTGCGTACGATGCAGCCCATGGTCGGCGGCAGCTTCATCTCCGCCATGATCGTCTTCAGCCGCTTGCGGTCGGCAGCGGACGAGATCTTGCGCGAAATGCCGCCGCCATGGGCGGTGTTCGGCATCAGCACGCAATAGCGGCCGGCAAGGCTCAGATAGGTGGTGAGCGCCGCGCCCTTGTTGCCGCGCTCTTCCTTGACGACCTGGACCAGCAGTACCTGCCGCCGGCGGATAACGTCCTGGATCTTGTAGCGCTTCCTGAGCGACATGCGGCGCTGGCGCAGTGCCTCGACCGCGCTCTTGTCGCGCTTGCCGCCGCGATTCCCGGCCTGGTCGCCGTCTTCGGCCTCCGCCTCGGCTTCATCCTCGTCGCTGGGCCGCTCGAGCACCTCGAGATCGCCCTCGCCGTCCTCGTCGACCTCCTCTTCGGCGCGCAGCGCGGCCTCCTCGGCGGCATGCTCGGCCTCTTCGGCGAGCAGGGCGTCGCGATCCTCCTTGGGGATCTGATAATAATCGGGGTGAATCTCGGAAAAGGCGAGGAAGCCGTGGCGGTTGCCGCCATAATCGACGAACGCCGCTTGCAGCGAGGGTTCGACGCGGGTTACTTTCGCCAGATAGATATTGCCCTTGAGCTGCTTTCGCTCCGCGGACTCGAAATCAAACTCCTCGATCCGGTTTCCCTTGACGACGGCCACGCGGGTTTCCTCCCGGTGGCGTGCGTCGATCAACATACGCATGGTCATTTATTGTTCTCCGGGCGCGCCGGCCGGCATGCGGCGGCGCGCAGTCAACAAGGCCCGCCGACGGGGTTGGAAACGGTCCGTCGGCGGGG is a window encoding:
- a CDS encoding Rne/Rng family ribonuclease yields the protein MTMRMLIDARHREETRVAVVKGNRIEEFDFESAERKQLKGNIYLAKVTRVEPSLQAAFVDYGGNRHGFLAFSEIHPDYYQIPKEDRDALLAEEAEHAAEEAALRAEEEVDEDGEGDLEVLERPSDEDEAEAEAEDGDQAGNRGGKRDKSAVEALRQRRMSLRKRYKIQDVIRRRQVLLVQVVKEERGNKGAALTTYLSLAGRYCVLMPNTAHGGGISRKISSAADRKRLKTIMAEMKLPPTMGCIVRTAGLQRTKTEIKRDFDYLARLWDGIREATLKSTAPCPVYGDSDLIKRAIRDIYNRDIGEVIVEGEDGYRQAKDFMKLLMPSHARRVKQYSDAVPLFQRHHVEDQLGAMYHPVVQLKSGGYLVINPTEALVSIDINSGRSTREHNIEQTATATNLEAAQEIARQLRLRDMAGLVVIDFIDMDHSSNVRKVEKAMKEALKADRARIQVGRISAFGLMEMSRQRLRTGVLEASTRQCPHCEGTGLVRTASSAGLSALRLIEDEAARGRGSVLTLRASQEAAFYVLNKKRADIAEIEERYGVSVEIVSDGEIEGARMSVEASGPPPAHAPKLDQIVEYNDDDLPEETPEEEETEAESHDEEGEGARRRRRRRRGRRNRGGPGEEERDSDETSEDGDEESEQETAESAGEEDSDDDKPKRRRRGRRGGRRNRGRKAEDENGVEDRDSVEQQDAPAAAAPAEPVTEAAETPAEPESAPEAAEAKPKRTRRRPKARTESEAPAEVSETVEAAEEKPKPKRTRRKKKTVDDVAADADAVPPAKAEAEAEAKEAPNARGRGGRRKKAETEAETVEQDLEPAAPSAPAEEADAGDGASAAVDGGKADADEEAKPRRGWWQRTFG